Proteins from a single region of Acetonema longum DSM 6540:
- a CDS encoding nitroreductase family protein has product MQIPAEKWYPAIEKRRSRRQYNQEPIPEAIWRQLAVFIKDLNREISGARAVLVDEAPSSIFKGAIGPYGKVKGAPAYVAVIGDMREPMVQETVGYLGECIILEATAHDLATCWIGGFFRPKAVAGQIPLFGQERILAVSPLGYVSSDYTWEEKILSGFGNAFKRKSLDSLCTGLEPEKWPEWMKPALEAARQAPSAVNRQPWKFVLDENSVTIQIDEEAHNHDISKRLDCGIAMLHLEVGALHAGAEGYWEPLTGQAVAKYTVE; this is encoded by the coding sequence ATGCAGATACCGGCAGAAAAGTGGTACCCGGCGATTGAGAAGCGACGCTCCAGAAGACAGTATAACCAGGAGCCGATACCTGAAGCAATCTGGCGGCAACTGGCAGTTTTCATTAAGGATCTTAACCGGGAAATCAGCGGCGCCCGGGCCGTCTTGGTGGACGAGGCTCCCAGCAGTATTTTCAAAGGTGCAATCGGTCCTTACGGCAAAGTGAAGGGAGCACCGGCCTACGTGGCTGTGATTGGTGATATGCGCGAGCCTATGGTGCAGGAAACCGTCGGTTATCTGGGGGAATGCATCATTTTGGAAGCTACAGCGCATGATCTTGCCACCTGCTGGATAGGCGGATTCTTTCGTCCCAAAGCAGTGGCGGGACAGATTCCGTTATTCGGCCAGGAAAGAATTCTGGCTGTGTCGCCTCTGGGTTATGTCTCTTCCGACTATACCTGGGAGGAAAAAATCCTCTCAGGCTTTGGCAACGCTTTCAAGCGCAAGAGCCTGGACAGCCTGTGCACCGGTCTTGAACCGGAAAAATGGCCGGAATGGATGAAGCCGGCGCTGGAAGCGGCGCGTCAGGCGCCGTCCGCCGTGAACCGTCAGCCATGGAAGTTTGTACTGGATGAGAACTCTGTCACCATTCAGATAGATGAGGAAGCCCATAATCACGATATTTCCAAGCGCCTGGACTGCGGTATCGCCATGCTGCATCTGGAAGTCGGAGCGCTGCATGCCGGTGCGGAGGGATATTGGGAGCCGCTCACGGGACAGGCTGTGGCCAAATATACTGTAGAGTAA
- the rpsF gene encoding 30S ribosomal protein S6, translated as MNKYEVIFIVKLAEEEAMNGVIAKFESLIQNNGGSVEKIDRWGKRRLAYELKDHTEGYYVITHFAAPAAAVAELDRVMKITDEILRHMIIKKDE; from the coding sequence GTGAATAAGTACGAAGTCATATTCATTGTGAAGCTGGCCGAGGAAGAGGCTATGAACGGTGTAATCGCCAAGTTCGAAAGCCTGATTCAAAATAACGGCGGCTCCGTGGAAAAGATTGATCGTTGGGGTAAACGACGCCTGGCCTATGAGTTGAAAGACCATACCGAAGGCTACTACGTCATTACGCACTTTGCCGCTCCCGCCGCTGCTGTGGCTGAGCTGGACCGTGTAATGAAGATTACCGACGAGATCTTGCGGCATATGATTATCAAAAAAGACGAGTAG
- a CDS encoding single-stranded DNA-binding protein, translating into MNKVILVGHLARDPEVRYTQSGKAVASFTIAVNRNFGGTPEQREADFIPIVAWERLAETCGNNLTKGRRVLVEGRMQVRSYETAEKQRRYVTEVIAQNIEFLDSRKQGGPETGAAPADMSSFGKDVFPDEEIPF; encoded by the coding sequence GTGAATAAAGTCATACTGGTCGGTCATTTGGCCCGCGATCCGGAAGTGCGTTATACACAAAGCGGCAAAGCAGTAGCTTCTTTTACCATTGCGGTCAATCGCAATTTCGGCGGTACGCCGGAACAAAGGGAAGCGGATTTTATACCTATCGTTGCCTGGGAGCGGCTGGCCGAAACCTGTGGCAACAATCTGACCAAAGGCCGGCGAGTGCTGGTGGAAGGCCGGATGCAGGTCCGTAGTTATGAAACGGCGGAAAAACAGCGCCGTTACGTGACTGAAGTCATTGCCCAGAATATCGAATTTTTGGACAGTAGGAAACAAGGCGGCCCGGAAACCGGGGCTGCGCCTGCGGATATGAGTTCGTTCGGGAAAGACGTATTCCCGGATGAGGAGATTCCTTTTTAA
- the rplI gene encoding 50S ribosomal protein L9 codes for MKVILIQEVKGLGKKDAVVEVSEGYARNFLLPKKLAVPATDSNLNTITQQKAAQARREQQQLDEAKMLASQLSKLSVTIPVKTGEGGKLFGSVTGKDVADALAKTHGVEIDRRKVELKDTVKAVGTFTVVIRVHPEITAQIELHVVSAGDR; via the coding sequence ATGAAAGTCATTCTAATACAGGAAGTCAAGGGACTGGGGAAAAAGGACGCCGTGGTTGAGGTATCGGAAGGTTACGCCCGTAACTTTCTGCTGCCGAAGAAATTAGCCGTACCTGCCACTGATTCCAATCTAAATACCATCACCCAGCAAAAAGCCGCCCAGGCGCGCCGGGAGCAACAGCAGCTGGACGAGGCCAAGATGCTGGCCAGCCAGCTCTCAAAGCTGTCAGTCACCATTCCGGTCAAGACCGGCGAAGGTGGCAAGCTGTTCGGTTCGGTCACCGGCAAAGACGTGGCCGATGCCCTGGCTAAAACTCATGGCGTTGAAATCGACCGTCGCAAAGTCGAACTGAAAGATACTGTAAAGGCCGTGGGCACTTTCACCGTGGTTATCCGGGTTCATCCGGAGATAACGGCGCAGATAGAGCTGCATGTGGTCAGCGCAGGGGACCGTTGA
- a CDS encoding MazG-like family protein codes for MFSRESDLLYKIRLVEWLKADLVSHVGELFHAMAQNSEKAIATALAAIIASCYVLGRRLGIDFSVLDATTQAWLSERNKKDQQVEKWLGDYAELESHFRQKR; via the coding sequence GTGTTTTCCCGTGAATCCGACCTGCTGTACAAGATTCGCCTGGTAGAGTGGCTCAAAGCCGACTTGGTTTCCCATGTGGGGGAACTGTTTCACGCCATGGCGCAGAATAGTGAAAAGGCCATCGCCACCGCCCTGGCGGCGATTATTGCGTCCTGTTACGTTCTGGGACGGCGGTTGGGTATTGATTTTTCCGTCTTAGACGCCACAACACAGGCGTGGCTGTCGGAACGTAATAAAAAGGACCAGCAAGTGGAAAAATGGTTGGGAGACTACGCTGAATTAGAAAGCCATTTCCGCCAGAAGAGGTGA
- the rpsR gene encoding 30S ribosomal protein S18: MSLPRREKGRKPKKKICSFCVDKVTDIDYKDVPRLRRYVTERGKILPRRISGNCAKHQRQVTLAIKRARNIALLPFTAE, encoded by the coding sequence ATGTCCTTACCAAGACGTGAAAAAGGCAGAAAACCTAAAAAGAAAATTTGCAGTTTCTGCGTGGATAAAGTCACTGATATTGACTATAAAGACGTTCCCAGACTGCGCCGGTATGTCACCGAGCGCGGCAAGATTCTGCCCCGCCGCATTTCCGGCAATTGCGCGAAGCATCAGCGCCAGGTAACGCTGGCCATCAAACGGGCCCGCAATATCGCCCTGCTGCCGTTTACTGCTGAGTAA
- a CDS encoding DHH family phosphoesterase: MFNAPAFTFGTRWLTVAAVILVLLVGYYNIYIATVLAIAFYIGFIYGRERYKEQQEALAAYLETLTYHVDQMAMYALDNLPLAMALIDAKGTIHWCNPIFSQWLGQEVLPGQSICQVIPELSLAQNGGRITSPQTVAWEDKYYQLYCHSSDDSAEYLAVFITDITDSETIRLKSHAAMPVIAYTQIDNISDVLKGLTESQRGDILSQVNARMVDWASEHQGFLKKYAEDMYVAVFNRFSLDQLLANRFDILDKIRAIYGGNKIPVTLSMGVAADEDSMLDLGQKAQAQLDLALGRGGDQAAVHVDGRVQFYGGKAKAVEKNTRVKARIISQALRELMERTNLVLIMSHANEDYDSLGAALGIAAMARHLEKPCHIIVSQLGTAVEKLADLLEENEDYQDILMTPAQAAEMIDGIDPNQVLLFVVDTHRPEMTAAPELLRRLEKVIVLDHHRRAESFIANPLLVYLEPSSSSTAELISELLMYFDTTIDLTRLEASALYAGILVDTKNFADQTGFRTFEAASYLRRAGADPHLARQLFRVDLESLQHRAEVISNAHLLPGGIIVSACPLRIKNVQMVSAQAADMLLNLEEVKVSFVLFPLDEDTIGISARSQGEINVQVIMEQLGGGGHQTMAGAQLKTTDLEEAKRQLIEIVTRYVEESELE; encoded by the coding sequence ATGTTTAATGCTCCGGCGTTTACCTTCGGCACCCGCTGGTTAACCGTAGCTGCGGTCATCCTGGTGCTTTTAGTGGGCTACTACAACATCTATATTGCCACCGTACTGGCTATCGCCTTTTACATAGGCTTTATCTATGGACGGGAACGGTATAAGGAACAGCAGGAGGCTTTAGCCGCCTATCTGGAGACATTAACCTACCATGTGGATCAAATGGCCATGTACGCCCTGGACAATTTGCCTTTGGCCATGGCCTTGATTGATGCCAAAGGGACGATTCACTGGTGCAATCCTATTTTCAGCCAATGGCTGGGGCAGGAGGTTCTGCCCGGCCAATCCATTTGCCAGGTTATACCCGAGCTCTCCCTGGCCCAAAATGGCGGCAGAATCACGTCACCTCAGACCGTTGCCTGGGAAGACAAATATTATCAGTTATATTGCCATTCGAGCGATGACTCGGCCGAATATCTGGCGGTGTTTATTACCGATATTACCGACAGTGAGACCATCCGCTTAAAAAGTCATGCGGCCATGCCGGTAATCGCCTATACCCAGATTGACAATATCAGTGATGTCTTAAAAGGACTCACTGAAAGTCAAAGAGGCGACATTCTGTCCCAGGTCAACGCCAGAATGGTGGATTGGGCCAGCGAACATCAGGGCTTTTTGAAAAAATACGCTGAGGATATGTATGTGGCGGTCTTCAACCGCTTTTCCCTGGATCAGCTGTTGGCCAACCGATTTGATATTCTGGATAAGATTCGCGCCATCTATGGCGGCAATAAGATTCCGGTCACCCTCAGCATGGGGGTGGCAGCCGATGAAGATTCCATGCTGGACTTGGGGCAAAAAGCCCAGGCCCAGCTTGACCTGGCCCTGGGCCGGGGCGGCGATCAGGCGGCGGTGCACGTGGATGGCAGGGTGCAGTTTTATGGCGGCAAAGCCAAGGCTGTGGAAAAAAACACCCGGGTGAAGGCCCGTATTATCTCACAGGCATTGCGGGAATTGATGGAGAGAACGAACCTGGTGCTGATCATGAGTCATGCCAACGAGGACTATGACAGCCTGGGGGCGGCTCTGGGGATAGCGGCTATGGCCCGGCACCTGGAGAAGCCCTGTCATATTATTGTCAGCCAGCTTGGAACGGCTGTGGAGAAACTGGCGGATCTGCTGGAAGAAAATGAAGACTATCAGGATATCCTGATGACTCCGGCGCAGGCGGCGGAGATGATTGACGGCATAGATCCCAATCAGGTACTGCTGTTTGTCGTGGATACCCATCGTCCGGAAATGACAGCGGCGCCGGAGTTGCTCCGCCGGTTGGAAAAGGTCATTGTCCTTGACCACCATCGCCGGGCGGAAAGTTTTATTGCCAATCCGCTGCTGGTCTATCTGGAACCGTCTTCTTCTTCCACGGCTGAGCTGATCAGTGAATTGTTGATGTATTTTGATACCACCATTGATCTGACCCGCCTGGAAGCATCGGCTCTATATGCCGGCATCCTGGTGGATACCAAGAATTTTGCGGATCAGACAGGATTCCGCACCTTTGAAGCCGCTTCTTATCTGAGGCGGGCCGGAGCCGATCCCCATCTGGCCCGGCAGTTGTTCCGGGTAGACCTGGAGTCTTTGCAACACCGGGCAGAGGTCATTTCTAACGCACATTTGCTGCCGGGCGGGATTATTGTATCCGCCTGTCCGCTTCGGATTAAAAACGTGCAGATGGTATCTGCTCAGGCTGCCGATATGCTGCTGAACTTGGAAGAGGTAAAGGTCAGTTTTGTTCTGTTTCCCTTGGATGAGGATACCATAGGGATCAGCGCCCGTTCTCAGGGCGAAATCAACGTACAGGTGATTATGGAGCAGCTGGGCGGCGGCGGACATCAGACTATGGCCGGGGCTCAGCTGAAAACTACAGACTTGGAAGAGGCCAAGCGCCAATTAATTGAAATCGTGACCCGATATGTGGAGGAGAGTGAGTTGGAATGA
- a CDS encoding YybS family protein — MSQTQVKPMVEGGILSAIAVIFALISAYIPVLGEFAALFWPVPIILLGVRHGYKWSILATVAAGIIAALLTRPLHALSVVVGFGLIGIVLGHGFRMNHSPVKTLMQGAAASLISKVILIGLHTAVLGVNPFAAIDGAALDQAMKQTMNIYRSLGVSEEDLAANAATVRELFRQFLLVMPSMIVLGAVMDTTINFLAVKAILKRMKKTIATPPIPAFPPLKYWNMPRATVYIWALSGAGFYFFKDQPQYQIIYQLAANLQWITILVFLVQGLALGCFLADKYEVPKFIRTVLLVFIFINPLFAQIAVFAGVFDLILDYRRLKEPRQF; from the coding sequence ATGAGTCAGACCCAAGTAAAACCGATGGTGGAAGGCGGGATCTTATCTGCCATTGCCGTTATCTTTGCCCTGATCAGCGCTTATATTCCGGTGTTGGGCGAGTTTGCCGCCCTTTTTTGGCCCGTGCCGATTATTCTTTTGGGTGTGCGCCATGGATACAAATGGAGCATTTTGGCCACGGTGGCGGCAGGGATTATTGCCGCTCTTTTAACCAGACCGCTGCATGCATTATCCGTAGTCGTTGGTTTCGGACTGATTGGCATTGTTCTTGGTCATGGTTTCCGAATGAATCATTCGCCGGTAAAAACCCTGATGCAAGGCGCTGCGGCTTCCCTGATTTCCAAGGTGATATTAATAGGCCTCCACACCGCCGTTCTAGGCGTTAATCCCTTTGCTGCCATCGACGGGGCCGCCTTAGACCAAGCCATGAAGCAGACGATGAACATATACCGCAGCCTGGGCGTGAGCGAGGAGGATCTGGCCGCGAATGCCGCCACTGTGCGGGAGTTGTTCAGACAGTTTCTGTTGGTTATGCCAAGCATGATTGTCTTGGGCGCGGTAATGGACACCACTATCAACTTTTTGGCAGTAAAAGCCATATTAAAAAGAATGAAAAAAACGATAGCCACCCCGCCGATTCCAGCCTTCCCACCGCTAAAATATTGGAACATGCCTCGAGCCACTGTATATATCTGGGCGTTGTCTGGCGCCGGTTTCTACTTTTTTAAGGATCAGCCCCAGTACCAGATCATTTATCAGCTGGCCGCGAATCTGCAGTGGATCACGATCCTGGTTTTCTTAGTGCAGGGTCTTGCCCTGGGGTGCTTTCTCGCCGACAAATATGAAGTACCGAAATTCATCCGTACTGTCTTGCTAGTATTTATCTTTATCAATCCCTTGTTTGCACAGATTGCTGTTTTCGCCGGAGTTTTTGATTTGATTCTCGATTATCGTCGGCTGAAGGAACCCCGTCAGTTTTGA
- the lonC gene encoding Lon family ATP-dependent protease has product MKNFFQRWVRPQKPEREESHDEKLKRQVSSLYALYSNIIGAEKVILKAGKLDALDLMRSPDVGKRILGLQKVVFEDPIVDQVPSASEIPQILNEIEEELADMLARREVEDRIEKKIAEKMEERHQEYVKEIKMQIIKEDGNNVETPQTLKKYAQLEKLEKIKLTQSMSELLRPASLDEVVGQERAIEALRTKLASPYPQHIILYGPPGVGKTTAARLALEEAKKLKFTPFGEDAPFVETDGATLRWDPRDMTNPLLGSVHDPIYQGARRDLAETGVPEPKPGLATDAHGGILFIDEIGEMDLMLQNKLLKVLEDKRIFFDSAYYDSSDSNVPKYIKKLFEEGAPADFILIGATTRERSDITPAIRSRCAEIYFEPLTPKQIEQIVEQAAAKLEVSLEPAVPRLISEYTIEGRKAVGLLADAFGQALYRTGDADRQAMITCEDIYKVAQASRLTPFVNQKGSQTTAIGKIFGLGVAGYLGSVIEIEAVAFPSAEKGKGHIRFNDTAGSMAKDSVFNAAAVVRKITGQDIANFDIHINIIGGGRIDGPSAGVAIMTAVISAITRRPIRQDVAVTGEISVQGMVKAVGGVFEKAYGARQAGIATLVIPRENEKDIPHGHLGLAIHPVETVEQAMEKLLEEVSAETATA; this is encoded by the coding sequence ATGAAAAACTTTTTTCAGCGATGGGTTCGGCCGCAAAAGCCGGAAAGAGAGGAATCCCACGACGAAAAACTGAAACGGCAGGTCAGTTCTCTCTATGCCCTTTATTCCAACATCATTGGGGCGGAGAAAGTGATTCTGAAAGCAGGCAAGCTGGATGCACTGGATCTGATGCGTTCCCCGGATGTGGGCAAACGCATTTTGGGCTTACAAAAAGTCGTGTTTGAAGACCCGATTGTTGATCAGGTGCCTTCAGCCTCCGAAATTCCCCAGATCCTGAACGAAATCGAGGAAGAGCTGGCTGATATGCTGGCCCGGCGCGAGGTAGAGGACCGGATCGAGAAGAAAATCGCCGAAAAAATGGAAGAACGCCATCAGGAATATGTCAAAGAAATCAAGATGCAGATTATCAAGGAAGACGGCAATAACGTCGAAACTCCCCAGACCTTGAAAAAATACGCCCAATTGGAGAAACTGGAAAAAATCAAGCTGACCCAATCCATGAGCGAGCTCCTGCGTCCGGCCAGTCTGGACGAAGTAGTGGGACAGGAACGGGCTATTGAGGCCCTGCGGACCAAACTGGCTTCGCCGTATCCCCAGCATATTATTTTGTACGGACCGCCGGGGGTAGGTAAGACGACTGCCGCCCGCCTGGCCTTGGAAGAAGCCAAAAAGCTGAAATTCACCCCCTTTGGGGAAGACGCGCCCTTCGTGGAAACCGACGGCGCCACCCTGCGCTGGGACCCGCGGGATATGACCAATCCTCTTTTGGGTTCGGTTCATGATCCGATTTATCAGGGTGCCCGGCGGGACCTGGCTGAAACCGGCGTGCCGGAGCCCAAGCCCGGCTTGGCCACCGATGCCCACGGCGGCATTTTGTTTATCGATGAGATCGGCGAAATGGACCTGATGCTGCAGAATAAGCTGCTGAAAGTGCTGGAAGACAAACGGATCTTCTTTGATTCAGCCTATTATGACTCCAGTGATTCTAATGTGCCGAAATATATTAAAAAGCTGTTTGAAGAAGGCGCGCCAGCTGACTTTATTCTGATCGGCGCTACAACCAGGGAACGCTCGGACATCACGCCGGCGATCCGCTCCCGCTGCGCCGAGATTTACTTTGAGCCCCTGACACCAAAACAAATCGAGCAGATCGTCGAACAGGCCGCCGCCAAGCTGGAAGTCAGCCTGGAACCGGCCGTACCCCGGCTGATCAGCGAATATACCATTGAAGGCCGCAAGGCAGTCGGTCTTTTGGCCGACGCATTCGGCCAGGCCCTTTATCGCACAGGGGATGCAGACCGCCAGGCAATGATCACCTGCGAAGATATTTATAAAGTAGCCCAGGCCAGCCGCCTGACCCCATTTGTCAATCAGAAAGGTTCCCAGACCACAGCGATAGGGAAGATTTTCGGGCTAGGTGTAGCCGGCTATCTGGGATCGGTCATCGAAATTGAAGCCGTTGCTTTTCCTTCGGCGGAAAAAGGCAAGGGGCATATCAGGTTCAATGACACAGCCGGCAGCATGGCTAAGGACTCAGTATTTAACGCCGCTGCCGTGGTTCGTAAAATCACCGGCCAGGATATCGCCAACTTCGATATCCATATCAACATCATCGGCGGCGGCCGGATTGACGGTCCTTCAGCCGGCGTGGCTATCATGACCGCTGTCATTTCCGCCATTACCCGGCGCCCCATCCGTCAGGACGTAGCCGTTACCGGCGAAATTTCCGTCCAGGGCATGGTTAAAGCCGTAGGCGGCGTATTTGAAAAAGCCTACGGCGCTCGTCAGGCTGGCATCGCCACCCTGGTCATCCCCCGGGAAAATGAAAAAGACATCCCCCACGGCCATCTGGGCCTGGCGATTCACCCGGTGGAAACCGTGGAACAGGCGATGGAGAAATTATTAGAAGAGGTATCGGCTGAGACAGCAACTGCATAA